The Desmonostoc muscorum LEGE 12446 genome includes a region encoding these proteins:
- a CDS encoding relaxase/mobilization nuclease domain-containing protein, with protein sequence MIGKHIKGKSFRGLLNYLFGKDGARQIGGNMEGTNPRELAAEFGISRRLNPKVNRAVYHASLSLAHKESLDDDTWDEIAQKYLQAMGFDMNQYVVVRHTDRTHEHIHIAASRIQLDGTTVSDSWDDRRSEAVIRKLEQEYNLQSVQPSWEKDKHSPTTGERRQLAITGEESVRVRLQRSLDQATHDHPTMPELIERSQQQGINVRVGYTRTGIVKGISYQLDGVAFSGTHLGKAYTFPGLQKHRGVNYSPKRDDKRIQKLMDQAVENLTPAVPSKQDDKRIQKLMEQTVENTTPVTQTNSLPTREPTNWEQIRLNLSQQYNLPNSLLTELYEKGWLYASQTGQAIFVERTLDDLPTLAKQLEPTGNFTAITLNSEPTKKGSFWIATDATVERAVLVSDPIEVLSAIALESTIDKKQRKPTLYWSVDDSEQLPLELLRSLDTVVIAFKDNEKVEDLIAKILAELPQAKQVSPGKADCNGMLTLSKLQPNQSRIAESQGWEL encoded by the coding sequence ATGATTGGCAAGCACATCAAAGGTAAAAGTTTTCGGGGACTGCTAAACTACCTCTTTGGCAAAGATGGAGCAAGACAAATCGGTGGGAATATGGAAGGAACAAACCCACGCGAACTAGCAGCTGAATTTGGTATATCTCGAAGATTAAACCCGAAGGTGAACAGGGCTGTTTATCACGCTTCTCTGAGTTTGGCCCATAAAGAGAGTTTAGATGATGATACTTGGGATGAAATCGCCCAAAAGTATCTGCAAGCAATGGGTTTTGATATGAACCAATATGTCGTAGTGCGGCATACTGACCGGACTCATGAACACATACATATTGCTGCCAGTCGCATTCAATTAGATGGCACTACAGTTTCTGATAGCTGGGACGATCGCAGAAGTGAAGCGGTAATTCGCAAGTTGGAGCAGGAATACAATTTGCAATCGGTGCAACCAAGTTGGGAAAAAGATAAGCACAGTCCAACTACAGGTGAACGTAGGCAACTTGCCATAACTGGAGAGGAAAGCGTTAGAGTGAGACTCCAGCGATCGCTCGACCAAGCAACCCACGACCATCCCACTATGCCAGAGTTAATAGAGCGATCGCAACAACAAGGTATTAATGTCCGTGTTGGTTATACTCGCACAGGCATTGTCAAAGGCATTAGTTACCAACTTGATGGTGTGGCTTTTAGTGGTACGCATCTGGGTAAAGCATATACCTTTCCTGGTTTACAAAAGCATCGAGGTGTAAACTACAGTCCCAAGCGGGATGACAAACGCATCCAGAAACTTATGGATCAAGCTGTCGAAAATCTCACACCAGCAGTGCCTTCAAAACAGGATGACAAACGTATCCAGAAACTCATGGAGCAAACTGTTGAAAATACCACGCCAGTTACTCAAACAAACTCCTTGCCTACACGAGAACCAACAAACTGGGAGCAAATACGCCTAAACTTAAGCCAGCAGTACAATTTACCCAATTCTCTGCTCACAGAATTGTATGAAAAGGGTTGGCTCTATGCAAGTCAAACAGGTCAAGCAATATTTGTGGAACGCACGCTCGATGATCTTCCAACTCTTGCCAAGCAGCTAGAACCAACAGGTAACTTCACCGCCATTACTCTCAACTCTGAACCGACAAAAAAAGGTAGTTTTTGGATTGCTACAGATGCCACAGTAGAAAGAGCAGTATTGGTGAGTGACCCGATTGAAGTTCTCTCTGCCATTGCCTTAGAATCAACCATTGACAAAAAACAGCGCAAACCTACGTTGTATTGGAGTGTAGATGATAGCGAGCAATTACCTTTAGAACTTTTGCGATCGCTTGATACAGTAGTCATCGCTTTTAAAGATAATGAGAAAGTTGAGGACTTGATAGCTAAGATACTGGCTGAACTACCTCAAGCCAAACAAGTTTCTCCAGGTAAAGCAGACTGTAACGGGATGCTAACCCTGAGCAAACTGCAACCCAACCAAAGTCGAATAGCAGAGTCTCAAGGTTGGGAACTTTAA
- a CDS encoding plasmid mobilization protein has product MTNALIMQKRSLRIDIRLTPKEYEKAQQMASENNLTISELFRAKTLKNRLPRRVTKVAGQTYWELGKIGNNLNQIAKAINTSALMGEPVVVDRALLSQVRDLVKQVRREIAEIDLITDLQDEA; this is encoded by the coding sequence ATGACTAATGCACTGATAATGCAAAAGCGCTCATTAAGGATAGATATTAGATTGACTCCAAAAGAATATGAAAAAGCACAGCAGATGGCATCTGAAAACAATCTCACAATCAGTGAATTGTTTCGTGCCAAGACTCTGAAAAATAGATTGCCCAGGCGTGTCACCAAAGTAGCAGGCCAAACTTACTGGGAGTTGGGGAAAATAGGTAACAACCTCAATCAAATAGCTAAAGCAATCAATACTTCAGCACTCATGGGAGAACCTGTGGTCGTAGATAGAGCATTGTTGTCACAGGTAAGAGATTTGGTGAAACAGGTGCGGCGAGAGATTGCTGAAATTGATTTAATCACTGATTTACAAGATGAAGCATGA
- a CDS encoding helix-turn-helix domain-containing protein yields the protein MKCGDQIAVPRQLDIFGEETLRACEVKLLGYLIGDGCLSATNMVQFANNNPAIGTDFVEAVLGFSPFVKVQMDSLEKRAIRYCVSRNLEFTTAQRKIFAECLASFMKSSANTIWTQKELAKAINVTPALVSQWVQGNCVPNQTTFVKLCQTLVVEPEEIAPYGILAITKNAKNLLSLWLQELGLNGKTSHSKVVPSIVFQLKREQVALFLNRLFATDGWATVLKSG from the coding sequence TTGAAGTGTGGTGATCAGATCGCAGTGCCGCGTCAACTCGATATTTTTGGAGAAGAAACTCTTCGTGCTTGTGAGGTGAAATTACTGGGTTATCTTATCGGAGATGGATGTCTATCTGCCACAAACATGGTTCAGTTTGCTAACAACAATCCTGCTATTGGGACAGATTTTGTTGAAGCGGTTTTAGGATTTAGTCCCTTTGTCAAAGTGCAAATGGACTCTCTAGAAAAAAGAGCAATTAGGTACTGCGTTTCGAGAAATTTAGAATTTACTACAGCACAAAGAAAAATTTTTGCTGAGTGTCTAGCTTCTTTCATGAAATCATCAGCTAATACTATTTGGACTCAGAAAGAGTTAGCTAAAGCAATCAATGTTACACCTGCTTTGGTGAGTCAATGGGTACAGGGTAATTGTGTTCCTAATCAAACAACTTTTGTAAAATTATGTCAAACTCTAGTTGTAGAACCAGAAGAAATTGCCCCGTATGGAATTTTAGCAATTACTAAAAACGCTAAAAATTTACTTTCTCTGTGGTTACAAGAATTAGGGCTGAATGGTAAAACATCTCATAGCAAAGTTGTTCCATCAATAGTCTTTCAATTGAAGCGAGAACAAGTAGCACTGTTTTTAAATCGTCTCTTTGCTACTGATGGATGGGCAACAGTTCTTAAAAGCGGGTAG
- a CDS encoding nSTAND1 domain-containing NTPase, with translation MSDNTSSYYAEIGGDFKGIQGDISGGTINQYIVTQKSGVEIRSQPLIPGSPYVGLTKFKGKDKDKFFGRDGQILSLSNYLEQNKLLLLMGVSGSGKSSLILAGLIPHFEDKWGTSKFSHLIFDPTEDPFKSLDRNIPNEYRHIVGDLTSESTEDILVRLVDGINQDYEEQLIFIDQFEELFTLTPPDKQELFIKCLLRLIEQKNSSIHLVMTMRSDFLGSLSPYPELATALEKHIRIIKDMTRNELRLAIAEPAARNHVIFEGNLVEIIIDDFLGQAGSLPLLQYTLDLLWQRDKELDGLTDQVLNLSTYQDKDFGGVGGALQKQANIIYKKLNPDEQKVAQKIFLELVDIVDEKRVSKPVQLKTFQDGGVQEKVVNILIEKRLLVRGTDESDKRPIVQVAHEELLRSWDILDALFKEKEDILLLRRRLVTDAKEWDELRKQDPLKAINALILNVPKLTKIINLAKEQSLPNLDALTTEFIKASIKYQNQVQAIEAERKQREVSTELSLANSLGRYSLSLFDTHHELEAFVEAIKAGKILQKHKATDGKVIDALHKVLVKGSERNRLEGHDSINSISFSPDGKTLASGSADKTIKLWNVETGEEIRTIKTHYTSANSISFSPDGKTLASGGEDKTIKFWNVETGEEIRTLDGHNYDVNSVSFSPDGKTLASGSGDKTIKLWNVETGEEIHTLQGNNDDINFIYSISTYSFSFSPDGKTLASGSTDTTIKFWNVETGKEIRSIEGHYGSVNSISFSPDGKTLASGSKDKTIKFWNVETGEEIRTLDGHNYDVNSVSFSPDGKILASGSGDKTIKLWNVETGKEIRTIEGHQFHVNSVSFSPDGKTLASGSSDKTIRLWNVTGHYGSVNSISFSPDGQILASGSYDTTIKLWNVDTREEIYELLGHNGYITSVSFSPDGQILASGSYDTTIKLWNVDTREEIYELLGHNGYITSISFSPDGKTLATSAQDMTIKLWNVETAKEIRSLRVRERPVISVNFSPDGKTLASGNHEGTIKLWNVETGEENSTLKGHYQCVRSVSFSPDGKTLASGSDDKTIKLWNVETGANICILQGYHSPVRSISFSPDSKILASGGDDRWIKLWNVETGEEIRILRGHNNSVNSVSFSPDGKTLASGSADNTIKLWDLDLDSLMERSCDWLRGYLQNNPNVSESDRHLCDGIGTQK, from the coding sequence AATCAGTATATCGTTACGCAAAAATCTGGGGTTGAAATTAGAAGTCAACCCTTAATTCCTGGATCTCCTTATGTGGGATTAACAAAATTTAAAGGGAAAGATAAGGATAAATTTTTTGGCAGAGACGGTCAAATTCTTAGTTTGAGTAACTATTTAGAACAAAATAAGTTACTACTATTAATGGGCGTATCTGGTAGTGGTAAATCATCCTTAATTTTGGCTGGATTAATCCCACATTTTGAGGATAAATGGGGGACTTCTAAATTTTCTCATCTGATATTTGATCCAACAGAAGACCCGTTTAAATCTCTTGATCGAAACATTCCTAATGAATATCGCCATATTGTTGGTGATTTGACATCAGAATCAACTGAAGATATTTTAGTTCGATTAGTCGATGGTATTAATCAAGATTATGAAGAGCAACTTATTTTTATTGATCAATTTGAAGAGCTTTTTACACTAACTCCTCCAGACAAGCAAGAATTATTTATCAAGTGTTTGTTGCGGCTAATTGAACAGAAAAATTCTTCAATTCATTTAGTGATGACAATGCGTTCCGATTTTTTGGGAAGCTTAAGTCCTTATCCAGAATTAGCGACTGCTTTAGAAAAGCATATTCGCATTATTAAAGATATGACGCGAAATGAATTGCGTTTGGCCATTGCTGAACCTGCGGCCAGGAATCATGTCATTTTTGAAGGGAATTTAGTTGAAATAATTATTGATGATTTTTTGGGGCAAGCTGGTTCTTTGCCTCTGTTGCAATATACTCTAGATTTACTCTGGCAAAGGGATAAAGAATTAGATGGTTTAACTGATCAAGTTTTGAATCTTAGTACCTATCAAGATAAAGACTTTGGTGGTGTTGGAGGTGCATTGCAAAAACAAGCAAACATAATTTACAAGAAGTTAAATCCAGATGAACAAAAAGTTGCTCAGAAAATTTTTCTAGAGTTGGTGGATATTGTTGATGAAAAACGAGTCAGCAAACCTGTTCAATTAAAAACATTTCAGGATGGAGGAGTTCAAGAAAAGGTAGTTAATATTCTTATTGAGAAGCGTTTGCTAGTTCGGGGAACAGATGAAAGCGATAAAAGACCAATAGTTCAAGTTGCCCATGAGGAATTATTGAGATCCTGGGATATATTAGATGCTTTATTTAAGGAGAAAGAGGACATTCTTCTGCTTCGGCGGCGTTTAGTAACAGATGCAAAGGAGTGGGATGAACTACGCAAGCAAGATCCACTAAAAGCCATTAATGCATTAATTTTGAATGTTCCTAAGTTAACAAAAATTATAAACCTTGCAAAAGAGCAATCGCTTCCTAATTTGGATGCTCTAACGACAGAATTTATTAAGGCTAGTATTAAATATCAGAATCAAGTCCAAGCAATTGAAGCAGAAAGAAAGCAGCGCGAAGTTAGCACCGAACTTAGTTTAGCAAATTCTCTCGGTCGTTATTCGTTGTCTCTATTTGATACACATCACGAATTAGAAGCTTTTGTTGAAGCAATTAAGGCAGGAAAAATTTTACAGAAACACAAGGCAACTGACGGAAAAGTAATAGATGCCTTGCATAAAGTTCTTGTTAAGGGAAGTGAACGTAACCGCTTGGAAGGGCATGATAGCATCAATAGCATTAGTTTTAGTCCCGATGGCAAGACTTTGGCTTCCGGTAGTGCAGACAAGACAATCAAACTTTGGAATGTAGAGACAGGAGAAGAAATTCGCACCATCAAGACGCATTATACCTCTGCCAATAGCATTAGTTTTAGCCCCGATGGCAAGACTTTGGCTTCTGGTGGTGAGGACAAAACGATCAAATTCTGGAATGTAGAGACAGGAGAGGAAATCCGCACCCTCGATGGGCATAATTACGATGTCAACAGCGTGAGTTTTAGCCCCGATGGCAAGACTTTGGCTTCTGGTAGTGGAGACAAGACGATCAAACTCTGGAATGTAGAGACAGGAGAGGAAATCCACACCCTTCAGGGGAATAATGACGATATCAACTTCATCTATAGCATCAGTACCTATAGCTTTAGTTTTAGCCCCGACGGCAAGACTTTGGCTTCCGGTAGTACAGACACAACGATCAAATTTTGGAATGTAGAGACAGGAAAGGAAATCCGCAGCATCGAGGGGCATTATGGCTCTGTCAATAGCATTAGTTTTAGCCCCGACGGCAAGACTTTGGCTTCCGGTAGTAAGGACAAAACGATCAAATTCTGGAATGTAGAGACAGGAGAGGAAATCCGCACCCTCGATGGGCATAATTACGATGTCAATAGCGTCAGTTTTAGCCCTGACGGCAAGATTTTGGCTTCCGGTAGTGGAGACAAGACGATCAAACTCTGGAATGTAGAGACAGGAAAGGAAATCCGCACCATTGAGGGGCATCAATTCCATGTCAATAGCGTCAGTTTTAGCCCCGATGGCAAGACTTTGGCTTCTGGTAGTTCGGACAAGACAATCAGACTTTGGAATGTAACAGGGCATTATGGCTCTGTCAATAGCATCAGTTTTAGCCCCGATGGGCAGATTTTAGCTTCCGGTAGTTATGACACGACGATCAAACTCTGGAATGTAGATACAAGAGAGGAAATCTATGAACTCCTGGGGCATAATGGCTATATCACAAGTGTAAGTTTTAGCCCCGATGGGCAGATTTTAGCTTCCGGTAGTTATGACACGACGATCAAACTCTGGAATGTAGATACAAGAGAGGAAATCTATGAACTCCTGGGGCATAATGGCTATATCACGAGCATCAGTTTTAGCCCTGACGGCAAGACTTTAGCAACTAGCGCTCAAGACATGACGATAAAACTCTGGAATGTAGAGACAGCCAAGGAAATCCGCTCCTTGCGGGTGCGTGAAAGACCTGTCATTAGCGTCAATTTTAGCCCAGACGGTAAGACTTTGGCCTCTGGAAATCATGAAGGCACGATCAAACTGTGGAATGTAGAGACGGGAGAGGAAAACAGCACCCTTAAGGGGCATTATCAATGTGTCAGGAGCGTCAGTTTTAGCCCAGACGGCAAGACTTTGGCTTCTGGTAGTGATGACAAGACGATCAAACTGTGGAATGTAGAGACAGGAGCGAACATCTGCATCCTCCAGGGGTATCATAGCCCTGTTAGAAGCATCAGTTTTAGCCCGGACAGCAAGATTTTAGCTTCCGGTGGTGATGACAGGTGGATCAAACTGTGGAATGTAGAAACAGGAGAGGAAATCCGCATCCTCCGGGGCCATAATAACTCTGTCAATAGCGTTAGTTTTAGCCCTGACGGCAAGACCTTGGCTTCTGGTAGTGCAGACAACACGATTAAACTCTGGGATTTAGACTTAGACTCTTTAATGGAGCGCAGTTGTGATTGGTTACGCGGTTATTTACAGAATAATCCTAATGTCAGCGAAAGCGACAGGCACTTATGCGACGGCATTGGTACTCAAAAGTAA
- a CDS encoding siphovirus Gp157 family protein translates to MNLALAQQSLAGLSQTAAHLWEQLTNCQSPEEEAAIITAIWETQEVQEEVVDIQAELALQLDAEITAIKQRLEHLKVVHQSALLRLERWRQKLDETILEQTAAGILPEQMIGNSLRITIQENPPSCEVLIDAEQLSPKYRREKTVYSADKKAIIAAWKKGIPVDGTHIIRKRRVIYALTATAIHDFKDSLLT, encoded by the coding sequence ATGAATTTAGCACTCGCTCAACAATCCTTAGCAGGACTTTCCCAAACTGCTGCTCATCTCTGGGAACAGCTAACTAATTGCCAGAGTCCTGAAGAAGAAGCTGCTATCATCACCGCTATTTGGGAAACTCAGGAAGTTCAGGAAGAAGTTGTTGATATCCAAGCAGAATTAGCATTGCAACTGGATGCTGAAATAACGGCTATTAAGCAACGACTAGAACATCTAAAAGTTGTACATCAATCAGCACTATTAAGACTAGAACGCTGGCGACAAAAATTAGATGAAACTATTTTAGAACAAACCGCCGCAGGAATTCTACCTGAGCAAATGATTGGTAATTCACTTCGCATCACAATTCAAGAAAATCCGCCAAGTTGTGAGGTGCTGATAGATGCAGAACAATTGTCTCCAAAATACCGCAGAGAAAAGACTGTTTACTCAGCAGACAAGAAAGCTATTATTGCTGCTTGGAAGAAAGGTATTCCTGTAGATGGCACTCACATCATACGTAAGCGCCGAGTTATCTATGCTTTGACAGCAACAGCAATTCATGACTTCAAAGACTCTCTTTTAACTTAA
- a CDS encoding GNAT family N-acetyltransferase, protein MFSENFLPQATERLILRRFIDLDLERFLAYRQDPQVARFQSWSMLSEAEAKLFINEMQTAGIGIPGEWFQIAIAHKQSNLLLGDIGMQIYAENPTIVEIGFTLSPDAQGKGYAKEAVQALIDSLFELEAINKIVGITDMRNKPSINLLRRLGMNLVRSEEVEFKGELCIEQTFELGRKD, encoded by the coding sequence TTGTTTTCAGAGAATTTTCTACCCCAAGCAACTGAACGGCTGATTCTCCGTCGGTTTATTGATCTGGATCTGGAACGATTTCTTGCTTACCGCCAAGACCCTCAAGTAGCTCGATTCCAAAGTTGGTCAATGCTCTCTGAGGCTGAAGCAAAACTCTTTATCAACGAAATGCAGACAGCAGGAATCGGGATACCAGGCGAATGGTTTCAAATTGCGATCGCACACAAGCAATCCAACTTACTCCTTGGTGACATCGGGATGCAGATTTATGCTGAAAATCCAACAATCGTGGAAATTGGTTTTACTTTGAGTCCTGATGCGCAAGGTAAAGGATATGCTAAAGAAGCTGTTCAAGCTCTAATTGATTCACTGTTTGAGCTTGAAGCTATCAACAAGATTGTTGGTATAACTGATATGCGAAATAAACCATCCATCAATTTGCTTAGACGTTTAGGAATGAACCTAGTGCGATCAGAAGAGGTGGAATTTAAGGGTGAATTATGTATTGAGCAAACTTTTGAATTAGGCAGAAAAGATTGA
- a CDS encoding AAC(3)-I family aminoglycoside N-acetyltransferase — MEDLLITFGEAFDEVDTYSSSRPSNAYLKRLLNSDYFIALAALKNGSVVGGIAAYELQKFEQERSEIYIYDLAVAAAHRREGIATALIQELKKIAVARAAYVIFVQADIGDDPAIALYTKLGVREDVLHFDIAVPVGDENA; from the coding sequence ATGGAGGACTTATTGATTACCTTCGGTGAGGCTTTCGATGAAGTTGATACCTATAGCTCGTCTCGTCCAAGTAATGCCTATCTCAAGCGTTTGTTAAACAGCGATTATTTCATTGCGCTTGCAGCATTAAAAAATGGATCAGTAGTCGGAGGTATCGCCGCTTACGAACTCCAGAAGTTTGAGCAGGAGCGTAGTGAAATTTATATTTACGATTTGGCTGTTGCAGCAGCGCATCGACGTGAAGGAATTGCCACTGCATTAATCCAGGAATTAAAGAAGATCGCTGTAGCGCGAGCAGCTTATGTTATTTTCGTCCAGGCGGACATCGGGGATGACCCTGCGATTGCACTCTACACAAAGCTTGGGGTACGCGAAGATGTGCTTCATTTCGATATTGCTGTTCCGGTCGGCGATGAAAATGCATAA
- a CDS encoding S53 family peptidase, producing the protein MYLSLILDAAQPHVIRELADAVSNPKHPDYGKYCDRSQLAKLVAIPQAEREELENWFKAYGMVPLAFPSLDEQQMLLRVTPKQLCSAFGESAVQKLLSRKSHRTFQARSILPRKLAGYVQSMQILPNREWSEAIPRQLSPITNDSSTSEIPLPADMFGATPADIRRVYQFPEQWNGSGETIAVMALGGYPNPDDLHRFWHIFNIQPPSVYSVQVGAMGARASHPLYQWETTMVVQWLGAIARCSRIVVYFIDPEYFADPWATFLLAILSDTHFQPTIACTTWSAPERQYYRVHGSEVIAGLLDRAAALGITFIAGSGDWGVFDGLPQRQFNGQRVCDAPWPHGIFPAVEERVLAVGGTQIDCWEPYKETAWSAPVSLGLEKALQIERMASSGGFSEHIPIPQWQQAVLEPYYPRSGDAPAVIPYGRGFPDVALMAWGADNNGNTAAYLSLIANQWRNDAGGTSLAAPVWAAIIACLNQARRSQDLPRVGFVNPLLYSLWQDQAIVFRPITTGNTDMILQAIASEGSVTPFKLPGFTARPGWNPLTGLGIPNVMNLIESNYIQ; encoded by the coding sequence ATGTACCTCAGTTTGATTCTTGATGCTGCACAGCCTCATGTAATTCGTGAGTTAGCTGATGCAGTGTCTAACCCTAAACATCCTGATTATGGCAAATACTGCGATCGCTCTCAATTAGCGAAGTTAGTTGCTATTCCCCAAGCGGAGCGGGAAGAATTAGAAAATTGGTTTAAAGCCTATGGTATGGTTCCTCTAGCCTTTCCCTCCCTTGATGAACAGCAAATGCTCTTGCGTGTGACTCCCAAACAACTTTGTAGTGCTTTCGGAGAAAGTGCTGTCCAAAAACTGCTCTCACGCAAATCTCATCGCACCTTTCAAGCAAGGTCAATACTTCCGCGAAAACTTGCTGGTTATGTTCAGTCAATGCAGATTCTCCCAAATAGGGAGTGGTCAGAGGCAATACCAAGACAATTGTCACCTATAACGAATGACAGCAGCACGTCTGAAATTCCCTTACCTGCTGATATGTTTGGAGCCACACCAGCCGATATTCGACGCGTTTACCAGTTTCCCGAACAGTGGAATGGCAGTGGTGAAACTATAGCTGTGATGGCTTTAGGCGGCTACCCTAACCCAGACGACCTGCATCGTTTTTGGCATATCTTCAATATTCAACCACCATCAGTTTACAGCGTGCAGGTAGGCGCAATGGGTGCTAGGGCATCTCACCCGCTTTATCAGTGGGAGACGACAATGGTGGTTCAATGGCTAGGAGCGATCGCTCGTTGTTCTCGCATTGTCGTATATTTTATAGATCCAGAGTATTTTGCTGACCCTTGGGCTACTTTTTTGTTGGCTATTCTGAGCGATACGCATTTTCAACCCACCATTGCTTGTACTACTTGGAGTGCCCCAGAACGCCAATATTATCGAGTTCACGGTTCAGAAGTCATTGCTGGTCTACTAGATCGAGCCGCAGCATTGGGAATTACTTTCATAGCCGGAAGCGGTGATTGGGGTGTGTTTGATGGTTTACCCCAGCGTCAATTTAATGGGCAAAGAGTTTGCGATGCTCCTTGGCCGCATGGGATTTTTCCAGCAGTAGAGGAACGAGTTTTAGCTGTGGGTGGAACTCAGATTGATTGCTGGGAACCTTATAAAGAAACGGCCTGGAGTGCGCCTGTATCCCTTGGCTTAGAGAAAGCACTGCAAATTGAGCGCATGGCCAGCAGTGGCGGCTTCAGCGAACATATCCCTATCCCACAATGGCAGCAAGCAGTTCTCGAACCTTATTATCCCCGTAGTGGAGATGCACCGGCGGTTATCCCTTATGGACGAGGCTTTCCTGATGTTGCACTCATGGCTTGGGGAGCTGATAACAATGGTAATACTGCTGCTTATTTGAGTCTCATTGCTAACCAATGGCGCAATGATGCTGGTGGTACGAGTTTGGCGGCTCCTGTTTGGGCGGCGATAATTGCTTGTCTCAACCAAGCCAGGCGATCGCAAGATTTACCAAGAGTAGGTTTTGTTAACCCCCTACTGTACAGTCTTTGGCAAGACCAAGCTATTGTTTTTCGACCTATTACCACAGGCAATACAGATATGATTTTGCAGGCGATCGCATCAGAAGGCTCAGTTACTCCTTTCAAATTGCCTGGCTTTACTGCCCGTCCTGGATGGAACCCACTTACAGGATTGGGAATTCCTAATGTGATGAATTTGATCGAATCTAACTATATACAGTAA